One window from the genome of Nicotiana tomentosiformis chromosome 5, ASM39032v3, whole genome shotgun sequence encodes:
- the LOC138892431 gene encoding uncharacterized protein, with amino-acid sequence MAVDLDIEELLVIADSNLLIHHVQGEWSTKNVKILPYLHCVKELCNKFTNIEFKHVPKIQNDFADALATLSSMIQHPYKNYIVLIEVEIKDQHAYCFHVDEDPEGKPWYHDIKRFLKTREYS; translated from the coding sequence ATGGCAGTCGACCTGGACATCGAAGAGCTTTTGGTCATAGCGGATTCTAATCTATTGATACACCATGTCCAAGGGGAGTGGTCCACTAAGAACGTCAAGATCCTTCCGTACCTGCACTGTGTAAAAGAGTTATGCAATAAGTTCACAAATATTGAGTTCAAGCATGTTCCCAAGATCCAAAACGACTTTGCTGACGCTCTTGCAACCCTGTCATCCATGATTCAGCATCCATATAAGAATTATATCGTCCTTATCGAGGTAGAGATCAAAGATCAACATGCATATTGTTTTCATGTAGACGAAGATCCAGAAGGTAAACCATGGTACCACGACATCAAAAGATTCCTCAAAACAAGAGAATACTCGTAG